In one Candidatus Nitronereus thalassa genomic region, the following are encoded:
- a CDS encoding tail fiber domain-containing protein, with the protein MRHFRDVNTRTKGIHITTSWLTILSVILVLGMGHPGWANELWIKPAKKDEGKTVGHWAVANLGNATHFSFAVPDNLDAFTSAKVVMIPKKTESLTYDVEISVADVGDAHDAFTNTQTNLTQAVIEDEVTEIDVTGLVPTTLLVPGQSYVSVRFASQAQVVGLRVLYDGPAGPQGDPGPPGPQGVAGPPGPQGPQGDPGPAGADGAPGPQGPQGVAGPVGTQGPPGPAGADGALGADGSQWLTGNGAPAIGDGVVGDFYLDAETGKYFEKIDATTWTLAGNLQGPQGDPGPAGADGAPGPQGPQGGPGPAGPPGPQGVAGPAGPQGPAGPLNPNVLTGTTNTSVGVNALASSPTGSSNTAMGVNALQNTSTGGGNSSFGAFALRSNTSGISNTGLGFMALNDNTTGSFNTAIGTDALQNSGVNKSNNTALGYFALRFNNGNSNTAIGSRALETIGVGSGNIAIGNSAGGNVSNGSSNIHIGHSGQSADSSTIRIGSGQAQTFIAGIRGVTTGVADAVSVVIDSNGQLGTVSSSRRFKEDIQDMGDTSDGLLALRPVTFRYIQPTADGAKPMQYGLIAEEVAAVYPDLVVYGEDGQVETVQYYKLTAMLLNELQKQHQVSETYQKKVHAIDAELEALKRQNASLLQQVQVLSAGLHARIPEQTRVRHVGLINE; encoded by the coding sequence ATGCGACACTTTCGAGATGTGAACACAAGGACAAAGGGAATACACATCACAACGTCTTGGCTCACAATCTTAAGCGTGATCCTGGTTCTGGGTATGGGGCACCCAGGGTGGGCCAATGAATTATGGATCAAGCCCGCGAAGAAAGATGAAGGAAAGACCGTCGGGCATTGGGCGGTAGCGAATCTGGGCAATGCGACGCATTTTAGTTTTGCGGTACCGGACAACCTCGACGCCTTCACCAGTGCCAAGGTTGTGATGATCCCAAAGAAAACAGAATCATTGACCTATGATGTGGAGATTTCAGTGGCGGATGTCGGCGATGCGCATGATGCGTTTACCAATACGCAGACGAATCTGACGCAGGCGGTCATCGAAGATGAAGTGACGGAGATTGATGTCACGGGATTAGTGCCGACGACGCTGTTGGTGCCGGGACAGAGTTATGTCAGCGTGCGGTTTGCGAGCCAAGCGCAAGTCGTGGGGTTACGGGTGTTGTATGACGGCCCGGCGGGCCCGCAAGGTGACCCGGGGCCGCCCGGCCCGCAGGGTGTGGCCGGACCTCCAGGCCCCCAAGGTCCGCAGGGTGATCCAGGACCAGCCGGCGCGGATGGTGCTCCAGGTCCACAGGGTCCACAAGGTGTTGCCGGACCTGTTGGAACACAAGGGCCTCCCGGTCCTGCCGGCGCGGATGGAGCCCTGGGAGCGGATGGGTCGCAGTGGCTCACGGGCAATGGCGCGCCCGCGATTGGCGATGGCGTGGTTGGCGATTTCTACCTTGATGCGGAGACTGGCAAGTACTTCGAAAAGATCGATGCGACCACATGGACCTTGGCCGGTAATCTGCAAGGGCCGCAGGGTGATCCCGGACCAGCAGGCGCGGATGGGGCTCCCGGTCCCCAAGGCCCACAAGGAGGTCCTGGACCAGCAGGACCGCCAGGCCCGCAAGGTGTGGCCGGACCAGCAGGGCCCCAAGGTCCGGCAGGTCCGCTAAACCCTAATGTCCTGACAGGGACAACAAATACCTCCGTTGGCGTTAATGCGCTGGCGAGCAGTCCTACTGGAAGCAGCAATACAGCTATGGGGGTTAATGCGCTTCAAAATACTTCGACAGGCGGTGGAAATTCTAGCTTTGGTGCATTTGCTCTTCGTTCAAATACATCTGGAATCTCAAACACTGGGCTGGGATTCATGGCTCTTAATGATAACACAACGGGAAGTTTTAACACGGCAATAGGGACAGATGCTTTGCAAAATAGTGGGGTTAACAAGAGCAACAATACGGCTCTCGGGTATTTCGCCCTGCGGTTTAATAATGGAAATAGCAACACGGCGATAGGCAGTCGTGCTTTGGAAACCATTGGTGTGGGTTCGGGCAATATCGCAATTGGAAACTCAGCAGGAGGAAATGTGTCAAATGGTTCGTCAAACATTCATATCGGCCATTCTGGCCAATCCGCCGATAGTTCGACCATTCGAATAGGCAGCGGGCAGGCACAGACGTTTATCGCGGGTATCCGCGGTGTCACCACCGGGGTTGCCGATGCCGTGAGCGTGGTCATCGATTCCAACGGCCAACTGGGGACGGTGTCATCTTCCCGCCGATTCAAAGAAGACATTCAAGACATGGGTGACACGAGCGATGGGCTGTTGGCCTTACGGCCTGTCACGTTTCGGTATATCCAACCAACGGCCGATGGGGCAAAACCCATGCAATATGGCTTGATCGCCGAAGAAGTCGCCGCGGTCTATCCGGATCTCGTGGTGTACGGCGAGGATGGCCAAGTCGAAACCGTGCAGTACTACAAACTCACGGCCATGCTGCTTAATGAATTACAAAAGCAGCACCAGGTGTCTGAGACGTACCAGAAGAAAGTCCACGCCATTGATGCAGAATTGGAGGCGCTCAAACGGCAGAATGCATCATTGCTTCAGCAGGTGCAGGTGCTGTCGGCAGGGTTACACGCGCGCATCCCGGAACAGACCAGAGTCCGCCATGTCGGATTAATCAATGAGTAA
- a CDS encoding class I SAM-dependent methyltransferase, protein MKSEWYSRVTDGHDDCATRTNTFSVPLDAFYVPLDLQQALSAEDTTRRNRSPALLTERLREMVPLLRVVGFEVEAVSDSSTSCLVPLLASTMNQNGTHQASVFYLLADYTAGIAAWASLSGTYAVGVHDRCAAQPIQLWLKKNTVTHLRLGTGVIRGTTTLADSVRQQVSQRLVEKGRCDVPAHVDIYQENELLATAEVVLGVYCDKPRVPDRKADLFQSENSKLSALMIAGLRNNPDSQAVAGDQGRALALRFAEVTPQLPHMIEARGLHLQKLLQAQGDRFAQVVILGHGMDTNPLHYMKPGQTWYGLDLRQTLALRKKQFDLRGGDAQGLQLIPTDFRLNGWERGLYDRGYQPSASTLFVLEGVSPYLHREELERLLRTLHGLCLNAHSRLWLDHVMPELF, encoded by the coding sequence ATGAAATCTGAATGGTACTCTCGCGTCACTGATGGTCACGATGACTGTGCAACACGAACGAACACGTTTTCCGTTCCGCTTGATGCGTTCTATGTTCCACTCGATCTGCAACAGGCATTGTCAGCCGAAGATACCACACGGCGAAATCGCAGCCCGGCATTGCTTACGGAACGCTTGCGTGAAATGGTGCCGTTATTGCGAGTGGTCGGATTTGAGGTGGAGGCGGTTTCTGATTCATCGACTTCGTGCCTTGTGCCTTTACTCGCGTCGACCATGAATCAAAACGGCACGCATCAAGCGTCGGTGTTTTACCTGCTGGCGGATTATACCGCGGGGATTGCCGCCTGGGCTTCTCTGAGTGGCACCTATGCCGTGGGCGTACATGATCGATGTGCGGCCCAGCCGATCCAGTTGTGGTTGAAGAAAAATACGGTGACTCATTTGCGGCTCGGTACGGGCGTTATCCGCGGTACGACGACTCTCGCGGATTCGGTCCGCCAACAGGTGTCCCAGCGGTTGGTTGAAAAGGGTCGGTGCGATGTGCCTGCGCATGTGGACATCTATCAAGAGAATGAATTGTTGGCGACCGCCGAGGTCGTGTTGGGTGTCTATTGTGACAAACCGCGCGTGCCGGATCGCAAAGCGGATCTGTTTCAATCGGAAAATTCCAAACTTTCTGCGTTGATGATTGCCGGGCTGCGAAACAATCCTGACTCACAAGCCGTGGCCGGAGACCAAGGTCGAGCCCTCGCCCTTCGATTCGCGGAAGTGACACCACAACTTCCCCACATGATCGAAGCCCGGGGGCTTCATCTTCAAAAGCTGTTGCAGGCGCAGGGTGATCGGTTTGCCCAAGTCGTGATTTTGGGGCACGGGATGGATACGAACCCGTTGCACTACATGAAACCCGGTCAAACCTGGTACGGATTGGATTTGCGTCAGACACTGGCCCTTCGGAAAAAGCAGTTTGACCTGCGGGGGGGGGATGCGCAAGGGCTGCAATTGATCCCCACGGATTTTCGTCTCAACGGGTGGGAACGGGGGCTCTACGATCGTGGTTATCAGCCTTCCGCATCGACGCTGTTTGTGCTGGAGGGGGTCAGCCCCTATTTACATCGCGAGGAACTTGAGCGCTTGCTCCGTACGTTGCATGGTTTGTGTCTGAATGCTCATTCGCGGTTGTGGTTGGATCATGTCATGCCAGAACTCTTTTGA
- a CDS encoding choice-of-anchor D domain-containing protein, with protein sequence MRKKDFPMQAVSLIVGLMVVYLWGATVHADQLVTTEFQVTTTPNPFFESLPSIEEDATGGYVVYTQFEQIPTGFGPANILMQRIDDSGIIGSPILIASDEVLDEELPDADGDFIVYTAFEEPTVGGLSGRIKLHQISTGETTILRELATLREARIHGNYVVWVEGPADSLAIQLLDISTLGTGLGPTTISGSHVASSPEIGSRFVVWEEFDASVDPQHIQHNIRAYDLVTGLDFDVAVDPNASERFPCTSGPWIVWQAHDLDQEGTPQNRKIEILNVDTGERRTIHNILQLEEFISFVPTIDKDIITWESNVTGNYEIYLYRISTRETFQVTNRSNDQRLNNVFGNQVVYLEISTDNWDVFTTTFSFVPDAQPDIEVAPPSLNFGNVELFSSQSAIVTIQNVVPDADLTVSDFALSSGGTGDFTLTTVPATPLVIPANGSADVEVTFTPSSEGAAADSLDITSDDPDESLVSVAISGTGIVTEVPPEEQIANILEFIDTAVSEGTLAGSGNGNSAENRLNALINMIEAAGDLIEQGQIVEACDQLASAYKKTDGLPKPPDFVEGESAAELATRIQDLRTDLGCE encoded by the coding sequence ATGCGAAAGAAAGACTTTCCCATGCAGGCTGTAAGTCTGATTGTTGGATTGATGGTTGTGTACCTCTGGGGGGCGACGGTGCATGCGGATCAGTTAGTGACCACGGAGTTTCAGGTGACCACTACACCGAATCCATTTTTTGAATCCCTCCCCAGTATAGAGGAAGACGCAACTGGAGGTTATGTGGTGTATACCCAATTTGAACAAATTCCAACAGGTTTCGGCCCAGCGAACATTCTTATGCAGCGGATTGATGATAGCGGCATCATAGGCAGCCCTATCCTCATCGCGTCAGATGAGGTTCTGGATGAAGAGTTACCTGATGCTGATGGCGACTTTATTGTTTATACGGCTTTTGAGGAACCAACTGTCGGTGGTTTGTCTGGTCGAATTAAGCTACATCAAATATCCACTGGTGAGACCACCATATTGCGCGAATTGGCAACCCTTCGCGAAGCGCGTATTCATGGCAATTATGTCGTATGGGTCGAGGGGCCAGCCGATTCTCTTGCCATCCAATTACTGGACATCAGCACTTTAGGCACCGGATTGGGTCCCACTACGATTTCAGGATCGCATGTAGCTTCGTCTCCCGAAATCGGATCACGGTTTGTGGTGTGGGAAGAATTTGATGCGTCCGTTGATCCCCAGCACATACAGCACAATATTCGGGCTTACGATTTGGTCACGGGGTTGGATTTTGATGTGGCAGTTGATCCAAATGCCTCTGAACGGTTTCCTTGCACCAGTGGCCCATGGATTGTGTGGCAAGCCCACGATCTGGATCAGGAAGGAACACCACAAAATAGGAAGATTGAAATTCTGAACGTGGATACCGGTGAGCGGAGGACAATCCACAACATACTACAATTAGAGGAGTTCATTTCATTTGTTCCCACTATAGATAAAGACATCATAACTTGGGAATCTAATGTGACGGGAAACTATGAAATTTATCTTTATCGGATTTCTACTAGAGAAACATTTCAAGTTACTAACCGTTCCAATGATCAACGGCTGAACAACGTCTTCGGCAACCAAGTGGTCTATCTTGAGATATCAACTGATAATTGGGATGTCTTCACAACAACCTTTTCCTTTGTGCCGGATGCACAGCCGGATATCGAGGTGGCCCCTCCGTCGCTCAACTTCGGGAATGTCGAGTTGTTCAGCAGTCAATCGGCCATCGTGACCATTCAAAATGTCGTGCCCGATGCGGACCTGACGGTCTCGGATTTTGCGCTCTCCTCCGGAGGCACCGGCGACTTTACGCTGACCACGGTGCCGGCTACTCCGCTCGTGATTCCCGCGAATGGCAGTGCGGATGTCGAAGTGACGTTTACGCCATCCAGCGAAGGCGCGGCCGCGGATTCCTTGGACATCACCAGTGATGATCCGGATGAGTCGTTGGTGAGCGTGGCGATAAGCGGCACCGGTATCGTGACCGAGGTGCCACCCGAAGAGCAGATTGCCAACATTCTGGAGTTCATCGATACGGCCGTCTCGGAAGGCACGTTGGCAGGCAGCGGTAATGGCAACTCCGCGGAGAATCGTTTGAATGCGTTGATCAATATGATTGAGGCGGCTGGCGATCTGATTGAACAAGGGCAGATCGTGGAGGCCTGCGATCAACTGGCGTCGGCGTATAAAAAGACGGATGGGTTGCCCAAGCCTCCGGACTTTGTGGAAGGCGAAAGTGCCGCGGAACTCGCCACGCGCATTCAAGACCTGCGCACGGATCTCGGCTGCGAGTAG
- a CDS encoding methyltransferase domain-containing protein, whose translation MGQLDTTTASYVMDDPREASRLYRKVDGPQWVETYFAEYMEGARNVLEVGCGSAPLLQAVAESFSPTRVVGIDMSLNRLQFFRSNQQHTGSTAHVLSANAYALPFPSGRFDVVYCRFLLEYLESPLRAIEEMVRVCRPNGRIILQDLDGQLLWHFPEDEDLEPLVHEVVNYLRTKGFDPFLGRKLFTFCHRATLQDVSVRVDSYHLIAGEIDAVNYELWKLKLDIALPQMVQALGNTEKAHEVQDRFLAYLKREDTLTYSVLFTVTGRKSCDAQRSSLNNDGAFCERC comes from the coding sequence ATGGGTCAACTCGACACTACGACGGCATCCTATGTGATGGACGATCCTCGCGAGGCCTCGCGATTATACAGAAAGGTTGATGGTCCGCAGTGGGTTGAGACATATTTTGCGGAATATATGGAAGGAGCCAGAAACGTGTTGGAAGTCGGGTGCGGTTCGGCGCCGTTATTGCAGGCCGTAGCGGAGAGTTTTTCCCCCACGAGAGTCGTTGGCATTGATATGAGTCTGAACCGTCTACAGTTTTTTCGATCCAATCAGCAGCACACGGGTTCGACGGCGCATGTGCTTTCGGCCAATGCCTATGCATTGCCTTTTCCTTCCGGTCGATTCGATGTCGTCTATTGCCGGTTTCTCCTGGAATATTTGGAGAGCCCTTTGCGAGCCATCGAAGAGATGGTGCGGGTCTGTCGACCAAACGGGCGAATCATTCTCCAGGATCTCGACGGCCAATTGCTGTGGCACTTTCCTGAAGACGAAGATTTGGAGCCGCTGGTCCATGAAGTGGTGAACTATTTGAGGACGAAAGGGTTCGATCCATTTCTCGGACGAAAATTGTTTACGTTCTGTCATCGTGCAACCCTTCAAGATGTGTCCGTGCGTGTGGATAGTTATCACCTGATTGCTGGCGAGATCGATGCAGTAAATTATGAGTTATGGAAACTAAAACTCGACATTGCATTGCCTCAAATGGTTCAAGCGCTGGGAAATACGGAGAAGGCACACGAGGTGCAGGATCGATTTCTCGCATATCTAAAAAGAGAGGATACGTTGACCTACTCCGTGCTATTTACGGTGACAGGAAGAAAGTCCTGTGATGCCCAACGCAGCAGCCTGAACAACGATGGCGCTTTTTGCGAACGGTGTTAA
- a CDS encoding iron-containing redox enzyme family protein, which yields MPASVDAALQTDRYAQWLKDIVHETSDRAHAVAHHEAWYQFSDASIPSHKHHALLIGFWPLIERFPQFLALNLLKCVYGEDVALNRARGWLVKNLRIEQRHAEWYRDWAECAGISREKLYRGDRPAASTAITDWCWHICESGGLAEGMAATNFAIEGVTGDWCEMVWRSPHYRTFFPENQQKKAMKWIQAHAAYDDLHPIEALDIIYALLGDNPDTKDIQKVKSAILKSLDLYHLALETGMAVGYAPAAFGTDRADSSTK from the coding sequence ATGCCCGCCTCAGTAGACGCCGCATTGCAAACGGACCGTTATGCTCAATGGTTGAAAGACATTGTGCATGAGACCAGTGACCGTGCCCATGCAGTGGCGCATCACGAAGCCTGGTATCAATTCAGTGACGCGTCAATTCCATCACACAAACATCATGCCTTATTGATCGGGTTTTGGCCGCTAATTGAGCGCTTTCCACAATTCCTCGCTCTTAACCTTTTAAAGTGCGTCTACGGGGAAGATGTGGCCTTGAATAGGGCTCGTGGCTGGCTGGTGAAAAACTTACGGATAGAACAACGACATGCTGAGTGGTATCGAGATTGGGCCGAGTGTGCCGGGATTTCCCGAGAGAAACTGTATCGCGGCGATCGACCGGCTGCATCGACGGCTATTACGGACTGGTGCTGGCACATTTGCGAATCAGGTGGCTTGGCCGAAGGCATGGCAGCCACCAACTTCGCCATTGAAGGCGTCACAGGAGACTGGTGTGAGATGGTATGGCGAAGTCCGCACTATCGAACGTTTTTCCCAGAAAACCAACAAAAAAAAGCCATGAAATGGATCCAAGCCCATGCGGCCTATGATGATCTTCACCCGATCGAGGCTTTGGATATTATTTATGCGCTTCTTGGAGATAACCCAGATACCAAAGACATTCAAAAGGTGAAGAGCGCCATTCTCAAAAGCTTGGACCTCTATCATTTAGCGCTGGAAACCGGAATGGCTGTTGGCTACGCCCCAGCAGCATTTGGGACAGACCGCGCCGATTCTTCAACCAAGTGA
- a CDS encoding DNRLRE domain-containing protein, with the protein MMKSRSPRTYFQFSYREIIFRAIPFGVLLLVVGLFGNSDVEAITLHATDDSHINLQAANQTNGNRVNLSVRNVGGGGERHAFVRFDLSPIPATSTIEKVTLRLFTDRVQNPGAFTVHTVLGPWVESSLSANTAPALGPTLLTVPVVTGEKQFISVDIPTNVVEDWVDGSVQNHGLALVPDSNDPIRVDWDSKETLGTSHPLELEVVLRSVGPDFQAQIDALNAALTTVSQNLDVLTNLISVAPSGDATIAATGNLVLDAGANKEVMIEKKAMLMGDAKVMGTTELEGDAMMMQKATVMGDTQLEGNAMLMSDAMVMGNTMMEGQATVMGEALLEGDTMMMQDAMIKGDTMMEGQATVMGEALLEGDTMMMKDAMVMGDAMLEQETNVEGSLIIKTATASVDANGLLVPDNGPTLSSSALILRNSQSAGVIAGHGGLAAIPQAVDGTVLDLRYVAEQGAPPVIDVGNCVSGGSCGVLNIILKSNSSFYELEDGESLSLRSDGNGFWRELARSNKHVEVFTATSDEIIVDALETQATDANCVTSNGGRADSVLLVGSVILTPLPEGGPSDADLEILEQETANDTVAPGVETDRFFVQVRNNGTSDPGKFQITLRCLAL; encoded by the coding sequence ATGATGAAGAGTCGCTCTCCTCGAACTTACTTTCAGTTTTCTTATCGCGAAATCATTTTTCGGGCCATACCTTTTGGGGTGTTGCTGTTGGTCGTCGGATTGTTCGGCAACTCTGATGTTGAGGCGATCACGCTGCATGCCACCGACGACAGTCATATCAATCTCCAGGCGGCAAATCAGACGAATGGGAATAGAGTCAATCTCTCTGTGCGGAATGTGGGGGGGGGTGGTGAGCGGCATGCCTTTGTTCGGTTTGATCTGTCGCCGATTCCTGCGACGAGCACGATCGAGAAGGTCACACTTCGATTATTTACAGACCGTGTGCAGAATCCGGGTGCCTTTACCGTGCACACGGTTTTGGGACCGTGGGTCGAGTCGAGTCTGAGTGCCAATACGGCTCCGGCTCTTGGCCCGACCCTTCTTACCGTTCCCGTTGTCACTGGAGAGAAGCAGTTTATCAGCGTGGACATCCCCACGAATGTGGTGGAGGACTGGGTGGATGGTTCGGTCCAGAACCATGGGCTTGCGCTGGTGCCAGATTCGAATGATCCCATCCGGGTCGATTGGGACAGCAAAGAGACCCTGGGAACGAGTCACCCTCTGGAATTAGAAGTGGTGTTGAGAAGCGTGGGACCGGATTTTCAAGCGCAGATTGATGCCTTGAATGCGGCACTCACGACTGTCTCTCAAAATCTCGATGTGCTGACAAATCTTATTTCTGTTGCCCCTTCGGGCGACGCCACGATTGCGGCGACCGGCAATTTGGTGCTGGATGCCGGGGCGAATAAAGAGGTCATGATCGAAAAGAAGGCGATGCTGATGGGAGATGCCAAGGTGATGGGCACCACGGAGCTGGAAGGTGACGCCATGATGATGCAAAAGGCCACGGTGATGGGCGATACCCAACTCGAAGGCAATGCCATGCTCATGTCCGATGCCATGGTGATGGGCAATACGATGATGGAAGGGCAGGCGACCGTGATGGGCGAAGCATTGCTCGAAGGCGACACCATGATGATGCAGGATGCCATGATCAAGGGCGATACCATGATGGAGGGACAAGCGACGGTCATGGGTGAGGCCCTGCTCGAAGGTGACACCATGATGATGAAGGATGCCATGGTCATGGGCGATGCCATGTTGGAGCAGGAAACCAATGTTGAAGGATCGCTCATCATCAAAACCGCGACGGCAAGCGTCGATGCGAATGGATTGCTTGTCCCTGACAATGGGCCAACCTTGAGTTCCAGTGCGCTCATTTTGAGAAATTCTCAGTCCGCGGGAGTTATCGCTGGTCATGGAGGACTGGCGGCTATCCCCCAGGCTGTCGATGGGACCGTACTCGATCTGCGGTATGTGGCTGAACAAGGCGCGCCTCCAGTGATTGACGTAGGCAATTGTGTCTCCGGCGGATCCTGTGGCGTGTTGAACATTATTCTGAAAAGTAATTCGTCTTTCTACGAATTGGAAGACGGCGAAAGCCTGAGCCTGCGCAGTGATGGGAATGGATTCTGGCGCGAACTTGCTCGCAGTAATAAGCACGTTGAGGTGTTTACCGCCACGTCTGATGAAATAATCGTGGATGCGTTGGAGACCCAAGCGACCGACGCCAATTGTGTGACGAGCAACGGCGGACGGGCTGATAGTGTGCTGTTGGTGGGTTCGGTGATTCTCACCCCACTCCCTGAGGGTGGGCCGTCTGATGCTGATTTAGAAATTCTGGAACAAGAGACGGCAAATGATACCGTCGCTCCCGGTGTGGAGACTGATCGGTTCTTTGTTCAAGTCCGAAACAATGGCACGAGTGATCCCGGAAAGTTTCAAATCACGCTTCGGTGCTTGGCGTTGTAA
- a CDS encoding choice-of-anchor D domain-containing protein, with protein MTRNKTLPYSLSVVVGLMNVWLWGATVHADQLVTTEFQVTTTPSPLFESIPRLGEDATGRYVTYTRQEFSQTGFGPGDIFLQRINDTGLVGVSVRITPDDVLDEQMQDGDGDFIVYTAFESSTSTLGRIMLYQISTGQSTVLRELATVREARIHDNHVVWVEGTPGSTTLQFLDLSTLGTGLGPITISGTNAATDPEIGSRFVVWEEIDLSTNPQHIQHNIRAYDLVTGLDFDVAVDSNLNERRPYTSGSWIVWESMTLPPEGTLRTYSIELFKVDTGERRTIVNVQEENVATLAPTIDGDFVAWESNVTGNFEIFLYRISTGETFQVTNRPEGKRLNNVFGNQVVWGEDLNDLDNFNVFASTFSFVPDAQPDIEVAPPSVNFGNVELFSSQSAIVTIQNVVPDADLTVSDFALSSGGTGDFTLTTVPATPLVIPANGSADVEVTFTPSSEGAAADSLDITSDDPDESLVSVAISGTGIVTEVPPEEQIANILEFIDTAVSEGTLAGSGNGNSAENRLNALINMIEAAGDLIEQGQIVEACDQLASAYKKTDGLPKPPDFVEGESAAELATRIQDLRNDLGCE; from the coding sequence ATGACTAGAAATAAAACACTTCCTTATTCATTGAGCGTGGTTGTTGGATTGATGAATGTCTGGCTCTGGGGGGCAACGGTGCATGCTGACCAGTTGGTGACCACGGAGTTTCAGGTGACGACTACGCCGAGTCCACTCTTTGAATCAATACCACGCCTTGGTGAAGACGCGACGGGACGCTATGTGACGTATACCCGTCAAGAATTCAGTCAGACCGGATTTGGACCTGGTGATATTTTCTTGCAACGAATCAACGACACCGGTCTCGTCGGAGTTTCGGTTCGCATTACGCCAGATGATGTACTGGATGAACAGATGCAAGACGGAGATGGCGACTTCATTGTGTACACGGCCTTTGAAAGTAGTACGAGTACGTTGGGACGCATCATGCTCTATCAAATTTCCACCGGGCAGTCTACCGTGTTGCGGGAGTTGGCAACGGTTCGCGAGGCGCGTATCCATGACAATCATGTCGTGTGGGTCGAAGGCACTCCGGGATCGACGACGCTACAATTCTTGGATTTGAGCACCTTAGGTACTGGCTTGGGGCCCATTACGATTTCAGGAACGAATGCCGCAACGGATCCAGAAATCGGTTCCCGGTTTGTGGTGTGGGAAGAAATCGATTTGTCCACAAATCCCCAGCACATACAGCACAATATTCGGGCTTACGATTTGGTCACCGGGTTGGATTTTGATGTAGCGGTCGACTCGAACCTGAATGAACGGCGTCCCTACACAAGCGGCTCGTGGATTGTCTGGGAGTCTATGACCCTGCCGCCAGAGGGAACCTTGAGGACTTACTCTATTGAATTATTCAAAGTTGACACGGGAGAACGTCGGACGATTGTGAATGTCCAGGAAGAGAACGTTGCAACACTTGCGCCGACCATCGACGGTGACTTTGTTGCATGGGAGTCGAATGTCACGGGAAATTTTGAAATTTTTCTTTACCGGATTTCCACAGGGGAAACCTTTCAGGTTACCAATCGTCCAGAGGGGAAACGTTTGAATAACGTCTTCGGCAACCAAGTGGTGTGGGGTGAAGATCTTAACGATCTCGATAATTTTAACGTGTTTGCAAGCACCTTTTCCTTTGTCCCGGATGCGCAGCCGGATATCGAGGTAGCCCCCCCGTCGGTTAACTTCGGGAATGTCGAGTTGTTCAGCAGTCAATCGGCCATCGTGACCATTCAAAATGTCGTGCCCGATGCGGACCTGACGGTCTCGGATTTTGCGCTCTCCTCCGGAGGCACCGGCGACTTTACGCTGACCACGGTGCCGGCTACTCCGCTCGTGATTCCCGCGAATGGCAGTGCGGATGTCGAAGTGACGTTTACGCCATCCAGCGAAGGCGCGGCCGCGGATTCCTTGGACATCACCAGTGATGATCCGGATGAGTCGTTGGTGAGCGTGGCGATAAGCGGCACCGGTATCGTGACCGAGGTGCCACCCGAAGAGCAGATTGCCAACATTCTGGAGTTCATCGATACGGCCGTCTCGGAAGGCACGTTGGCAGGCAGCGGTAATGGCAACTCCGCGGAGAATCGTTTGAATGCGTTGATCAATATGATTGAGGCGGCTGGCGATCTGATTGAACAAGGGCAGATCGTGGAGGCCTGCGATCAACTGGCGTCGGCGTATAAAAAGACGGATGGGTTGCCCAAGCCTCCGGACTTTGTGGAAGGCGAAAGTGCCGCGGAACTGGCCACGCGCATTCAAGATCTGCGTAATGATCTGGGCTGCGAGTGA